One region of Candidatus Hydrogenedentota bacterium genomic DNA includes:
- a CDS encoding phosphoribosylanthranilate isomerase: protein AVSLLRPFAVDVASGVESSPGIKDPKWVESFIRIAKQA from the coding sequence GCCGTTTCCCTGCTCAGGCCATTTGCCGTCGATGTTGCGAGCGGGGTTGAATCGTCGCCGGGGATAAAAGATCCGAAATGGGTCGAGTCATTCATTCGAATTGCGAAACAAGCATGA